From the Acidovorax sp. NCPPB 3576 genome, the window CATCGCCGGCATGCTGGCGACGATGAAGGAGGTGGAGAACTTCGGCCTGACCTTCGACGTGGTGGACGACCTCACGGGCAAGAAGCTGGGGCGCGCTTCCAGCGGCACCTTCCGCACCGCCGACGTGGTGGGCCTGGACACCATGGCCCACGTCATCAAGACGCTGCAGGACAACCTGACTGAGGAAACCGATCCGTTCTACGGCAGCTTCGGCACGCCCGAGGTGCTGAACAAACTCATCGAGATGAAGAACCTGGGCCAGAAGGCCAAGGCGGGCTTCTACAAGAAGGTGGGCCGCGACATCCTGCGCTTCGATTTGGAAAGCGGCGAGTACGTGCCTGGCGGCCAGAAGGCCGATGAGGTGTATGCCCGCATGCTGAAGAAGCCCGCCGGCGAGCGCCTGAAGCTGCTGCGCCATGCCGAGGGCGCGCAGGGCCGGTTCCTGTGGGCCATTCTGCGCAACAGCTTCCACTACGCCGCCTTGCACCTTTCAACCATTGCCGACAACGCGCGCGACGTGGACCAGGCCATGCGCTGGGGCTTCGGCATGAAGCAGGGCCCGTTCGAGCTGTGGCAGGAGGCCGGCTGGCTGGAGGTGGCGAAGATGATCCAGGAGGACATCGACGCCGGCAAGGCATTGGCCCAGGCCCCGCTGCCCGACTGGGTGTTCAAGGGCCCGGTGGCCGAGGCCGGCGGCGTGCACACGGCCGAGGGATCGTGGAGCGCTTCGCGCGCCCAATTCGTGCCGCGCCGCCAGCTGCCCGTGTACGAGCGCCAGCACTTCCCCGAGAAGCTGCTGGGCGAGGCACTGCCCGACTGGCGCACGGCCGGCACCACCATCAGCGAATCGGACGCACTGCGCACCTGGACACTCGACGGGAAAATCCTGATCGCCAGCATCCAGAGCAAGATGCATGCGATCAGCCCCGACGTGATGGAAGGCCTCATCGAAGCCATCGACACCGCCGAGCGCGAATACGACGGCCTGGTGATCTGGTCCGGCGATGCGCCGTTCAGCGTGGGCGCCGATCTCGCGGCCACCATGCCCGCCTTCGTCGTGGCCGGCATCTCGGCCATCGAGAGCGTCGAGCAGGAGCTGCAGAACCTCATGCTGCGCCTGCGCTACGCCCAGGTGCCCGTCATCTCTGCCATCCACGGCATGGCGCTGGGCGGCGGCTGCGAGCTGGCCGTGTATTCGGCCCGCCGCGTGGCGCACATGGAAAGCTACATCGGCCTCGTCGAAGTGGGCGTTGGCCTGGTGCCGGGCGCCGGCGGCCTGACCTACATCGCGCGCCGCGCGGCCGAGAACGCCGCCGCCTCCACGGGCAAGGACATCCTGCCGTTCCTGACCGAAGGCTTCACCGCCGCGGCCATGGCCAAGGTGGGCACCAGCGCGCTGGAATCGAAGAAGCTCGGCTACCTGCTGGACAGCGACATCGTCGTGCCGCACAAGGACGAGGTGCTGTTCGTCGCCCTGAACGAAGCCAAGGCCATGGCGGCCAGCGGCTGGCGTGCGCCGAACAAGCGCCTGTTCCCCGTGGCCGGGCGCAGCGGCATCGCCACCATCCGCGGCTCGCTGGTGAATATGCGCGACGGCGGCTTCATCAGCGACCACGACCAGCACATCGCCACCCTGATCGCCGAGATCGTGTGCGGCGGCGATGTGGATGCCGGCACGCTGGTGACCGAAGAGTATTTGATGGCACTGGAGCGCAAGGCCTTCTGCGCGCTGATCCAGCACCCCAAGACGCAGGAGCGCATCCTGGGCATGCTGAACACCGGCAAGCCCCTGCGCAACTGATGTGCCATCGGACGACCGCATGACGACCTCCGACGGCGCATTCCCGCCCAACCGCATGCAGCTTCAGCTGGAGCAGGTGGACGAGTTTCCGAAGTTCCTGCGCCCCTGGGTGCGCAATCTGGTGCTGCGCCGCGCCGTGCCGTTCACCCGCACGGCGCGCGTGGAGTTCATCGAGATGTCGCCCCACCGCGTGGAAGTGCGCCTGCCCAACGAGCACCGCGTGCAGAACCACATCGGCAGCATCCATGCTTCGGCCATGAACCTGCTGGCCGAGACGGCCACCGGGATGGCGATGGGACTGAACGTGCGCGACGACTGCCTGCCGCTAGCCAAGGACCTGAAGATGGCCTTTCGCAAGCGCGCCACGGGCGCACTGCGCGCGGTGGCGGTGCTGACCGATGCGCAGCGCCAGGCGATGCGAGACAGCGACAAGGGCGAGATGCAGGTGCAGGTCACCGTGACGGACGAGGCCGGCATCGAGCCGGTGGAATGCGAATTCACGTGGGCCTGGATTCCGTCCAGCCGCCCCGCCAAGTAACTGATTGACTGACCGATCGATTGATCGATTGAAGGAGCCTTCTCCATGGCAAAACAAATGCAGGACGCCTACATCGTCGCCGCCACGCGCACGCCCATCGGCAAGTCGCACCGCGGCTTCTTGCGCAACACCCGGCCTGACGATCTGCTGGCGACGACCCTCAAGGCCGCGCTGGCCCAGGTGCCCGGGCTGGACCCGGCCTCCATCGAAGACATCATCTGCGGCTGCGCGATTCCCGAAGGCGCCCAGGGCCTGAACGTGGCGCGCATCGGTGCCGTGCTGGCCGGGTTGCCCACCAGCGTGGGCGGCATCACCGTGAACCGCTTCTGCGCCTCGGGCCTGTCGGCCGTGCAGATGGCGGCCGACCGCATCCGCGTGGGCGAGGCCGACGTGATGATCGCCGCCGGCGTGGAGAGCATGAGCATGGTGCCCATGATGGGCAACACGCCCTCGCTGTCGCCCAGCATCTTCGCCCAGGACGGCGACGTGGGCATCGCCTACGGCATGGGCCTCACGGCCGAGAAAGTGGCGCAGCAGTGGAAAGTCTCGCGCGAGGACCAGGATGCCTTTGCGCTGCAGTCGCACCAGAAGGCGTTGGCCGCGCAGCAGGCGGGCGAGTTCACCGACGAGATCACGCCCATCGAGGTGACCGACCGCACGGCGAACCTGGAGACGGGCGAGAGCATCGCCAAGACCCGCACCGTGTCGCTGGACGAAGGCGCGCGGCCCGACACCAGCCTGGAAGGCCTGGCCAAGCTCAAGACCGTGTTCGCCGCGCGCGGCTCGGTCACTGCCGGCAACAGCTCGCAGACCAGCGACGGCGCAGGCGCGCTGATCCTGGCGAGCGAGGCTGCGGTGAAGCGTTTCGGCCTCACGCCGCTGGCCCGCTTCGTGAGCTTTGCCAGCAAGGGCGTGCCGCCCAGCATCATGGGCATCGGCCCCATCGAGGCCATTCCGGCCGCGCTGCGCTATGCGGGCCTCAAGCACGAGGACATCGACTGGTTCGAGCTGAACGAGGCCTTCGCTGCGCAGTCGCTGGCGGTCGTGCGCCAATTGGGGCTGGACCCATCGAAGGTGAACCCCATGGGCGGCGCCATCGCGCTGGGCCACCCGCTGGGCGCGACGGGCGCTATCCGCGCTGCCACGGTGGTGCACGCGCTGCGCCGCAAGAACCTCAAGTACGGCATGGTGACCATGTGCGTCGGCATGGGGCAGGGCGCGGCGGGCATCTTCG encodes:
- a CDS encoding 3-hydroxyacyl-CoA dehydrogenase/enoyl-CoA hydratase family protein; translation: MSRFQVKKVAVLGAGVMGAQIAAHLANVKVPVVLFDLPAKEGPKNGIVTKAIEGLKKLKPAPLGVAEDAALIGQANYEEHLEQLRGCDLIIEAIAERMDWKLDLYKKIAPFVAPGAIVASNTSGLSITKLSEALPDAIKPRFCGIHFFNPPRYMTLVELIDTPTTRPEVLDQLEAFVTSGLGKGVVRAHDTPNFIANRVGIAGMLATMKEVENFGLTFDVVDDLTGKKLGRASSGTFRTADVVGLDTMAHVIKTLQDNLTEETDPFYGSFGTPEVLNKLIEMKNLGQKAKAGFYKKVGRDILRFDLESGEYVPGGQKADEVYARMLKKPAGERLKLLRHAEGAQGRFLWAILRNSFHYAALHLSTIADNARDVDQAMRWGFGMKQGPFELWQEAGWLEVAKMIQEDIDAGKALAQAPLPDWVFKGPVAEAGGVHTAEGSWSASRAQFVPRRQLPVYERQHFPEKLLGEALPDWRTAGTTISESDALRTWTLDGKILIASIQSKMHAISPDVMEGLIEAIDTAEREYDGLVIWSGDAPFSVGADLAATMPAFVVAGISAIESVEQELQNLMLRLRYAQVPVISAIHGMALGGGCELAVYSARRVAHMESYIGLVEVGVGLVPGAGGLTYIARRAAENAAASTGKDILPFLTEGFTAAAMAKVGTSALESKKLGYLLDSDIVVPHKDEVLFVALNEAKAMAASGWRAPNKRLFPVAGRSGIATIRGSLVNMRDGGFISDHDQHIATLIAEIVCGGDVDAGTLVTEEYLMALERKAFCALIQHPKTQERILGMLNTGKPLRN
- a CDS encoding acetyl-CoA C-acyltransferase codes for the protein MAKQMQDAYIVAATRTPIGKSHRGFLRNTRPDDLLATTLKAALAQVPGLDPASIEDIICGCAIPEGAQGLNVARIGAVLAGLPTSVGGITVNRFCASGLSAVQMAADRIRVGEADVMIAAGVESMSMVPMMGNTPSLSPSIFAQDGDVGIAYGMGLTAEKVAQQWKVSREDQDAFALQSHQKALAAQQAGEFTDEITPIEVTDRTANLETGESIAKTRTVSLDEGARPDTSLEGLAKLKTVFAARGSVTAGNSSQTSDGAGALILASEAAVKRFGLTPLARFVSFASKGVPPSIMGIGPIEAIPAALRYAGLKHEDIDWFELNEAFAAQSLAVVRQLGLDPSKVNPMGGAIALGHPLGATGAIRAATVVHALRRKNLKYGMVTMCVGMGQGAAGIFERV
- a CDS encoding DUF4442 domain-containing protein, producing MTTSDGAFPPNRMQLQLEQVDEFPKFLRPWVRNLVLRRAVPFTRTARVEFIEMSPHRVEVRLPNEHRVQNHIGSIHASAMNLLAETATGMAMGLNVRDDCLPLAKDLKMAFRKRATGALRAVAVLTDAQRQAMRDSDKGEMQVQVTVTDEAGIEPVECEFTWAWIPSSRPAK